GCTGCTCCACTGGTGACCTCCACCTACAGCCAGTTTTTTGCTGCCCTGGCCCTGCTGCCCCTGGTGCCTTTTGTGCTGCCCGACCAGACGCCTCCGGTGAATGCCAGTGTCAGTGTGCTGGCCCTCGGGGTGGTCTGCACAGGCCTTGCGTACCTGATCTACTTCAAGCTGATCCGTGAGGCAGGGGCCGTGTTCACCTCCACCGTGACCTTTCTGGCTCCGGCGTTCAGTGTGCTGTGGGGTGGCCTCCTGCTGGGAGAACACCTGACCCTGGGTCTGGCTGTGGGTTTTGTTTTGATTGTGCTCAGTGTGCGCCTGATCAACGCCAGATGATCAGCTCTGGCTTCTGCGGCTGGCACACTCGGGGCAGATGCCGTGAAACTCCAGCCGGACTTCCTGCAGCTCAAAACCCGCAGGGAGGGCTGCCAGAGCTTTTTTGAGCTCACGCATGTGGGGAGAGAAGACATCCAGAATCTTGCCGCAACATTTGCAGACAGCGTGGTGGTGGTCTTCCTTGCGGGCATCGTAACGGGTGACGTCTCCAGCGCTGTGGATCTTCACCAGATAACCATCGTCTGCGAGGGCTTCCAGTGAGCGGTACACGGTTCCCAGGCTGATGTTGGGCATCACCTGCTTGACCTGTGCATACACCCATGAGGCATCCGGATGCACATCGGTGCTTTGCACCACATCCAGAATGGCCTGACGCTGCCGGGTGAAACGAACCACTCCCATAACGGTCCCATTCTACAGCGTGGAGCGGGATGGAAGCAAAATGTGGGTTACTATTTTTGCCGAGAGCCGAGAGCCCAGGGCCGAGGGCAAACACAAAAACTGATGCTAAAGCTTGCAACTCAAAAGCCTGGGTTGAAGATAGACAGGGACAGATTGCTCATCGACTTGACAGGTTGGCAGGTCGTTTGCAAAGAATCACGATGCTCTCGGCTCTCGACAGAAACCCTTAAATGTTTTTAACTGTAAA
Above is a genomic segment from Deinococcus cellulosilyticus NBRC 106333 = KACC 11606 containing:
- a CDS encoding Fur family transcriptional regulator is translated as MGVVRFTRQRQAILDVVQSTDVHPDASWVYAQVKQVMPNISLGTVYRSLEALADDGYLVKIHSAGDVTRYDARKEDHHHAVCKCCGKILDVFSPHMRELKKALAALPAGFELQEVRLEFHGICPECASRRSQS